A DNA window from Anaerocolumna sp. AGMB13020 contains the following coding sequences:
- a CDS encoding transcriptional regulator — protein sequence MQDVRVIDFPRLKVVSSGPITTMEEFENFDRWWSAIDSKDYITPRDFMWYNEKENYMEWIFAVPKDCYDFGNYALTEFPGGLYAAVTSKDTEEDCKLAKEEISKWINDCKCFELSTPGNDKITRYTMSHIVTPRIFKKKMGYHLTDTFVPIIAK from the coding sequence ATGCAAGATGTACGTGTTATTGATTTTCCCAGATTAAAGGTGGTGAGTTCAGGTCCTATCACCACAATGGAGGAGTTTGAGAATTTTGATCGCTGGTGGTCTGCGATTGATTCCAAGGATTACATAACTCCCCGGGATTTTATGTGGTACAATGAAAAAGAAAATTATATGGAATGGATCTTCGCCGTTCCAAAAGATTGCTACGATTTTGGTAATTATGCTCTAACCGAATTTCCCGGTGGTCTTTATGCTGCTGTAACGTCAAAAGATACAGAGGAGGACTGTAAATTAGCAAAAGAAGAAATCAGCAAATGGATAAATGACTGTAAATGTTTTGAACTATCTACTCCTGGCAATGACAAAATAACGAGATATACAATGTCACATATTGTAACCCCTCGCATCTTTAAGAAAAAAATGGGTTATCATCTTACCGATACCTTTGTACCTATTATAGCAAAATAA
- the galT gene encoding UDP-glucose--hexose-1-phosphate uridylyltransferase — translation MINQYIKALTEYALAAGLIEKQDKYYTINKLLEVLELEEYEEPDKATTTMDLEEILEGILKFAIEKGLLKSDSIVYRDLFDTKIMGLLIPPPSKVVKTFNSLYEEDPKKATDYYYKLSQDSDYIRRYRIIKDIKWITETEYGDMDITINLSKPEKDPKAIAEAKLKKQSGYPKCLLCVENEGYAGRVDHPARQNHRIIPITINNQGFGFQYSPYVYYNEHCIVLNSEHTPMKVDKPAFQKLFDFVKLFPHYFVGSNADLPIVGGSILTHDHFQGGNYEFAMAKAPVEKEFKIKGYEKIQAGIVKWPMSVIRLRGEEPQELVELGDYILKAWRSYTDESAFVYAYSDLEGKLLTTAEAEEQREAGKELEPHNTITPIARKKNGLYEFDLVLRNNVTTEEHPLGVYHPHGELHHIKKENIGLIEVMGLAVLPARLKDEMEELREAILSGRDILEEEAIYKHKLWMEEFLPKYPLVTSDNIEEILQQEIGIVFMKVLEHAGVYKRNMEGQKAFERFIHSLNQ, via the coding sequence ATGATTAATCAATATATAAAAGCATTGACTGAGTATGCATTGGCCGCAGGCTTAATTGAGAAGCAGGATAAATACTATACCATAAATAAGCTTTTGGAGGTCCTGGAGCTTGAGGAGTATGAAGAGCCTGATAAAGCTACCACTACTATGGATTTAGAAGAGATATTAGAGGGAATTCTTAAATTTGCCATTGAAAAAGGCCTGTTAAAAAGCGACAGTATCGTTTACAGGGATTTGTTCGATACAAAAATAATGGGGCTTCTTATTCCACCACCATCCAAAGTGGTTAAAACCTTTAACAGCCTTTACGAAGAAGACCCTAAAAAGGCTACGGATTATTACTACAAACTCAGCCAGGATTCCGATTATATCAGAAGATATCGTATTATTAAGGACATTAAATGGATAACGGAAACCGAATACGGCGATATGGATATAACCATTAATCTGTCAAAACCTGAAAAAGATCCCAAAGCCATAGCAGAAGCCAAGTTAAAGAAGCAGAGCGGATACCCTAAATGCCTCCTCTGTGTGGAAAATGAAGGATATGCCGGAAGAGTGGATCATCCTGCCAGACAGAATCACAGAATTATACCCATTACGATTAATAATCAGGGTTTTGGTTTTCAGTATTCACCCTATGTGTATTACAATGAACACTGTATTGTATTAAACAGTGAACATACCCCTATGAAGGTCGATAAACCGGCATTTCAGAAACTTTTTGATTTTGTTAAATTGTTTCCTCATTACTTTGTTGGCTCCAATGCAGATCTCCCGATTGTAGGCGGTTCCATACTTACCCACGATCATTTTCAAGGCGGTAATTATGAATTTGCTATGGCTAAGGCACCGGTTGAGAAAGAATTTAAGATAAAAGGATATGAGAAAATCCAGGCAGGGATTGTTAAGTGGCCTATGTCTGTCATCAGGCTTCGTGGTGAAGAACCTCAGGAACTTGTGGAATTGGGTGACTATATCTTAAAAGCCTGGAGAAGCTATACAGATGAAAGCGCTTTCGTATATGCATACTCCGATTTAGAGGGAAAACTTCTGACAACGGCTGAAGCAGAGGAACAGAGGGAAGCAGGTAAGGAATTAGAACCTCATAATACAATTACCCCCATAGCCAGAAAGAAAAACGGTCTGTATGAGTTTGATCTGGTGCTTCGCAATAACGTTACTACAGAAGAACATCCTCTTGGCGTCTACCATCCCCATGGTGAACTGCATCACATTAAGAAAGAGAATATCGGACTTATAGAAGTAATGGGTCTTGCTGTATTGCCGGCACGTTTGAAGGATGAGATGGAAGAGCTTCGTGAAGCAATCTTGTCCGGAAGAGATATCTTAGAGGAGGAGGCTATCTATAAACATAAGCTATGGATGGAAGAATTCCTTCCCAAGTATCCTTTGGTTACTTCTGATAATATAGAAGAAATCCTTCAACAGGAAATCGGTATTGTATTTATGAAGGTGTTAGAGCATGCAGGAGTATACAAACGAAATATGGAAGGACAAAAAGCCTTTGAAAGATTTATTCATTCTTTGAATCAATAA
- the galE gene encoding UDP-glucose 4-epimerase GalE: MTVLVLGGAGYIGSHTVYELIDKGEDVVIVDNLETGYKEAVHPKARFYQGDIRNRDFVDSVLEKEKIDAVIHFAANSLVGESMTNPLKYYDNNLNGTKVLLESMIAHDVKKIVFSSTAATYGEPEKVPILETDKTEPTNCYGETKLSMEKMFKWTDKAHGLKYVSLRYFNACGAHKSGEIGEAHNPETHLIPLVLQVPNKKREAVNIYGDDYDTKDGTCVRDYIHVTDLAQAHILAVDYLVKGGESDIFNLGNGVGFTVKEIVEAAQEVTGSNIPAVTTPRRAGDPAKLIASSDKAKKILGWKPEFEDVKEIIATAWKWHQSHPEGYKTK; the protein is encoded by the coding sequence ATGACAGTTTTAGTATTAGGAGGAGCCGGCTATATCGGTTCTCACACAGTTTATGAATTAATTGACAAAGGCGAAGATGTGGTAATCGTAGATAATCTGGAAACCGGCTATAAAGAAGCTGTTCATCCGAAAGCCAGATTCTATCAGGGGGATATCCGTAACAGGGATTTTGTTGACAGTGTATTGGAAAAGGAGAAGATTGATGCTGTTATTCATTTTGCTGCCAATTCACTGGTTGGAGAAAGTATGACCAATCCTCTTAAATACTACGATAATAACCTGAATGGCACGAAGGTACTTTTAGAATCCATGATAGCACATGATGTGAAGAAGATTGTATTTTCTTCAACAGCTGCAACCTATGGAGAGCCTGAGAAAGTTCCCATTCTGGAAACGGATAAGACGGAGCCTACCAATTGCTACGGCGAGACCAAGCTTTCCATGGAAAAGATGTTTAAATGGACAGATAAGGCCCATGGCTTAAAATATGTATCACTTCGTTACTTTAATGCCTGCGGTGCACATAAGAGCGGTGAAATCGGTGAAGCGCATAATCCGGAAACTCATTTGATTCCTCTAGTGCTTCAGGTTCCCAATAAGAAAAGAGAAGCCGTTAATATCTATGGCGATGATTATGATACAAAAGATGGTACCTGTGTAAGAGATTATATTCATGTAACAGATTTAGCACAGGCGCATATCCTGGCGGTAGATTATCTGGTAAAGGGTGGAGAAAGTGATATCTTTAACCTGGGTAACGGTGTTGGTTTCACCGTTAAGGAAATTGTTGAGGCGGCACAAGAAGTAACCGGCTCTAATATACCTGCTGTTACAACTCCCAGAAGAGCAGGAGATCCGGCAAAACTAATTGCCTCCAGTGATAAAGCAAAAAAAATCCTTGGCTGGAAACCTGAATTTGAAGATGTTAAGGAAATCATTGCAACTGCCTGGAAGTGGCACCAGAGCCATCCGGAAGGTTATAAGACTAAATAA
- a CDS encoding galactokinase produces the protein MKKELLSSFQEVFGGSEAELFFAPGRVNLIGEHTDYNGGHVFPCALTIGTYGAARKNGEKVLRFYSLNFKELGVISVSLEGLTYDKKDDWANYPKGVIKTLQERGFVIDEGMDLLYFGNIPNASGLSSSASVEVLTGFIAKELFGLDISLVDIALVSQYAENNFIGVNCGIMDQFAIAMGKKDHAIFLDTSDLAYEYAPIKLENAKIVIACSNKKRGLGDSKYNERRQECEDALAALQTKLDIKSLGELTEEEFEKNKALIGDPVRTQRAKHAVYENQRTVKAVKALEAGNISLFGELMNASHVSLRDDYEVTGIELDTLVEASWAQKGVIGARMTGAGFGGCTVSIVENADVDNFIENVGKIYEDKIGYKADFYVVEVGDGPVRL, from the coding sequence ATGAAGAAGGAATTATTATCAAGTTTTCAGGAAGTATTTGGAGGCAGTGAAGCGGAATTGTTTTTTGCGCCTGGCAGGGTTAACTTAATTGGAGAACATACAGATTATAACGGCGGACACGTGTTTCCCTGTGCATTGACCATTGGAACTTACGGAGCAGCAAGAAAAAATGGTGAGAAGGTACTAAGATTCTATTCTCTGAACTTTAAAGAACTTGGCGTAATCAGCGTATCACTTGAAGGTCTTACCTATGATAAGAAGGATGATTGGGCAAATTACCCCAAAGGAGTAATTAAGACACTGCAGGAAAGAGGTTTCGTAATTGATGAAGGCATGGATCTCTTATATTTCGGAAATATACCAAATGCCTCCGGATTATCCTCCTCTGCGTCTGTGGAAGTACTTACAGGTTTTATAGCAAAAGAACTTTTCGGATTGGATATCAGCCTGGTTGATATCGCTTTGGTAAGCCAGTATGCTGAAAATAACTTTATCGGTGTAAATTGCGGTATTATGGACCAGTTTGCCATTGCAATGGGTAAAAAAGATCATGCCATATTCCTGGATACCAGCGATCTGGCTTATGAGTATGCACCAATCAAACTGGAGAATGCAAAGATTGTTATTGCCTGTAGCAACAAAAAAAGAGGACTAGGCGATTCCAAATACAACGAAAGAAGACAGGAATGTGAAGATGCACTTGCAGCACTGCAGACCAAGCTGGATATTAAATCTCTTGGTGAACTTACGGAAGAAGAATTTGAAAAAAATAAAGCTTTAATCGGCGATCCTGTCCGTACGCAGCGTGCAAAACATGCAGTATATGAAAATCAAAGGACAGTCAAAGCAGTAAAAGCCTTAGAAGCCGGAAATATATCCTTGTTTGGTGAACTGATGAATGCTTCTCATGTATCCTTAAGAGATGACTACGAAGTTACAGGTATAGAGCTAGATACACTTGTAGAAGCTTCCTGGGCGCAGAAAGGAGTTATCGGAGCTCGTATGACAGGAGCTGGTTTTGGGGGATGTACTGTAAGTATCGTGGAAAACGCTGATGTAGATAACTTTATTGAAAATGTCGGTAAAATCTACGAAGATAAAATCGGCTATAAGGCTGATTTCTATGTAGTTGAAGTGGGAGATGGTCCAGTAAGGTTATAA
- a CDS encoding ArsR/SmtB family transcription factor codes for MILSKIIRLDLDDTESMALSAKALSAEIRLEILKLLCRGNYNINEIAEQLNLPQSSAATHVKLLEEAGLIATELVPAVRGSMKICKREVRTLELNMETNREEDSEIINMPIGNFVDYYVEPTCGIVNEKSHIDEEDEPRCFYNPGRTGAKLLWFGKGYVEYRFPNYLLTSRQLKRMEISMELCSEDHEFNLNHPSDITLWINGIEAGTWTCPGDFGGRRGKYNPVWWPDKNSQFGVLKTWKLSEEGTFIDDMPVNNRTIDTYELAGNAYISVRLGIKEDAVHIGGVNLFGNGFGDYQQDIRMKLVF; via the coding sequence GTGATATTGAGTAAAATTATCAGGCTTGATTTAGATGATACAGAAAGTATGGCACTAAGTGCCAAGGCACTATCAGCAGAAATAAGGCTGGAAATATTAAAGCTTTTATGCAGAGGTAATTATAACATCAATGAAATAGCAGAGCAGTTAAATCTTCCCCAATCTTCTGCTGCAACTCATGTTAAGCTGTTAGAAGAGGCAGGACTCATAGCGACCGAGCTGGTTCCGGCAGTAAGAGGTTCTATGAAAATATGTAAAAGGGAAGTAAGGACTCTGGAGCTGAATATGGAAACCAACAGGGAAGAGGATTCTGAAATAATAAATATGCCAATAGGTAATTTTGTTGACTATTATGTGGAACCAACCTGTGGCATTGTCAATGAGAAGAGTCATATTGATGAGGAAGACGAACCCAGGTGTTTCTATAATCCAGGCAGAACCGGGGCAAAACTCTTATGGTTTGGCAAAGGATATGTGGAGTATCGTTTCCCGAATTATCTGCTTACCAGCAGACAGCTTAAACGTATGGAAATATCCATGGAATTGTGCTCTGAAGATCATGAGTTTAATCTGAATCATCCTTCCGATATAACGTTATGGATTAATGGTATTGAGGCTGGTACCTGGACTTGTCCCGGAGATTTTGGAGGAAGAAGAGGAAAATACAATCCAGTCTGGTGGCCTGATAAAAATTCCCAGTTCGGAGTTTTAAAGACCTGGAAATTATCAGAGGAGGGAACCTTTATCGATGATATGCCGGTAAATAACAGGACAATTGATACTTATGAACTGGCTGGCAATGCTTATATATCCGTAAGACTTGGAATCAAAGAAGATGCGGTCCATATAGGAGGTGTTAACTTATTTGGAAACGGCTTTGGTGATTATCAGCAGGATATTCGTATGAAACTGGTTTTCTGA
- a CDS encoding S8 family peptidase, with product MNEWERHTIISEAFADLVVEYNNNLQFFERYHEYTYNLINENYAVVHIPVKDFNENAVQEFGYHILPKCFGLTAFFTGRAEGVSAHSVNTSENSGVGIVIGIIDTGIDYQNQIFIKEDKTTKIELIWDQTIISNNYPRDFYYGTEYTAAEINQALASSNPLDIVPSIDSIGEGTAMAGVATGLSDNIVDVLGVVPGASLAVVKLKQAKSYLMDFYGIPKDEVCFQQNDLMMGIEYLIRASERLQKPVVICLGLSSSQGSHKGEDIICNYINENTNKPGICILLASGNEGDQGHHYFRMLTPPFNSDTVYLNVGKEDKNFTAEMWGVLPSLLNVRLIAPNGEIIYDLKSDFASQRNISIMYHEMVVFIDSYNSEAYSEQQLIMFRFRNITDGVWQFIVSGTDNLETEFHMWLPIRNFISEETFFYNADPYTTISGPGNADFPITISAYEPVNITLAPFTGRGFTSMNLPKPTITAPGINLLAPTIYNTILPISGTCLAVAYAAGICAGLLQEGLSQNDSRLVTTAAIKNSLMINAVRRRDMKYPNKDWGYGYIQ from the coding sequence ATGAATGAGTGGGAGAGACATACGATAATAAGTGAGGCATTTGCTGATCTGGTTGTGGAATACAATAATAATCTGCAGTTTTTTGAACGCTATCATGAGTATACTTATAATTTAATAAATGAAAACTACGCGGTGGTGCACATACCGGTTAAAGATTTTAATGAAAATGCGGTTCAGGAATTCGGTTATCATATTTTGCCAAAATGTTTCGGCCTCACTGCCTTTTTTACTGGCCGGGCAGAAGGAGTCAGTGCTCATAGCGTTAATACCAGCGAAAATTCAGGCGTTGGAATTGTAATCGGTATAATTGATACGGGTATAGACTACCAGAATCAGATTTTTATCAAAGAAGATAAAACAACAAAAATTGAATTGATTTGGGATCAGACAATTATAAGCAATAATTATCCCAGAGATTTTTATTACGGAACGGAATATACAGCAGCGGAGATAAACCAGGCATTGGCTTCCAGTAACCCCTTGGACATCGTTCCGTCAATCGATTCGATTGGTGAAGGTACCGCTATGGCAGGTGTTGCTACAGGGCTATCGGATAATATCGTAGATGTTTTGGGAGTAGTACCGGGGGCCAGTCTTGCTGTAGTGAAATTAAAACAAGCTAAAAGCTATCTGATGGATTTCTATGGAATCCCGAAAGACGAGGTTTGTTTTCAGCAAAATGACCTTATGATGGGAATTGAATATCTGATCAGAGCATCAGAAAGACTGCAAAAACCCGTTGTTATCTGTTTGGGGTTAAGTTCTTCCCAGGGTTCTCATAAAGGGGAAGATATAATATGTAACTACATTAATGAAAACACCAATAAACCCGGAATCTGTATCCTGCTGGCATCAGGTAACGAAGGGGATCAGGGCCATCATTACTTTCGGATGCTGACTCCGCCTTTCAACTCCGACACGGTATATCTGAATGTCGGGAAAGAAGATAAAAACTTCACGGCAGAAATGTGGGGAGTGCTTCCAAGTCTTTTGAATGTAAGGCTTATAGCACCAAACGGTGAAATTATATATGATCTGAAGTCTGATTTTGCCTCCCAAAGAAATATAAGTATAATGTATCATGAGATGGTAGTTTTTATTGATAGTTATAACAGTGAAGCATACTCGGAACAGCAGCTTATCATGTTTCGGTTTCGTAATATAACAGATGGGGTCTGGCAGTTTATCGTATCGGGCACGGATAATCTGGAAACGGAATTTCATATGTGGCTGCCAATAAGAAATTTTATTTCAGAAGAGACTTTTTTCTATAATGCCGATCCCTATACAACCATCTCCGGTCCTGGGAATGCTGATTTTCCTATAACAATCAGTGCCTATGAACCGGTTAATATCACCCTTGCACCATTTACCGGAAGAGGCTTTACTTCCATGAATTTGCCGAAACCCACCATTACTGCACCTGGAATAAATCTTCTTGCACCCACCATTTATAATACCATATTGCCGATTTCAGGAACTTGTCTGGCAGTTGCATATGCAGCAGGAATCTGCGCGGGACTATTACAAGAAGGTTTAAGCCAGAATGACAGCCGGCTGGTGACTACCGCCGCCATTAAGAACAGTTTGATGATCAATGCTGTCAGGAGGCGGGATATGAAATACCCCAACAAAGATTGGGGTTATGGATATATACAATAA
- a CDS encoding N-acetylmuramoyl-L-alanine amidase — translation MASRIILDAGHGGYDNGAVYFGRMEKYDNLDLTLEIGEILTNNGVDVLYTRVDDVYVSPLERAYMANLEGADYFVSIHRNASPTPNTYSGVQSLVFAMDDPGAVLAANINQELEEVGFSDLGITVRTDLAVLRRTNMPAVLVEVGFINTDSDNTLFDERFDEIAYAIAAAILDTLGENTEVDGEYSEEDYSQEGMYNGNTGNGGSQNGNYENGNTGNGSSQNGSYQNEENQNGNTRSGRGQERNNQDYNGMNEESETDTEYREGENGEQAIYHIQLGLFNDINNANNLIRNLMENDIPADIIRQGEVYAVITGRFNDLDEAAREEEVLRQMGYSTLIVRDGRR, via the coding sequence ATGGCTAGTCGAATAATTTTAGATGCCGGACATGGCGGATATGACAATGGTGCAGTATATTTTGGGCGTATGGAAAAATACGACAATCTTGACCTGACACTGGAAATAGGTGAAATACTTACTAACAATGGAGTGGATGTACTCTATACCAGAGTAGACGATGTCTATGTATCACCCTTGGAAAGAGCTTATATGGCTAATCTGGAAGGTGCAGACTATTTCGTTTCTATTCACAGAAATGCAAGCCCTACACCCAATACTTACAGCGGGGTGCAATCACTGGTATTTGCTATGGATGATCCTGGAGCTGTACTTGCGGCAAATATCAATCAGGAGCTGGAGGAAGTTGGATTTTCAGATCTTGGTATAACAGTGAGGACAGATCTGGCAGTTCTGCGTAGAACAAACATGCCGGCGGTATTAGTTGAAGTGGGATTTATTAACACAGATTCGGATAATACTCTGTTTGATGAAAGATTTGATGAGATCGCATATGCAATAGCAGCAGCTATTCTGGATACGCTTGGTGAGAATACAGAGGTTGATGGAGAGTATTCAGAGGAAGATTACAGCCAAGAGGGTATGTACAACGGAAATACTGGAAACGGCGGTTCACAAAACGGAAATTATGAGAACGGGAATACCGGAAATGGTAGTTCACAAAATGGAAGTTATCAAAATGAAGAAAACCAGAATGGGAATACCCGGAGCGGAAGAGGCCAGGAACGTAACAACCAGGATTATAACGGCATGAACGAAGAATCGGAAACAGATACGGAATACAGAGAAGGTGAAAACGGTGAGCAGGCAATTTATCATATTCAGCTTGGGTTGTTTAACGATATTAATAATGCCAACAACTTGATCAGAAATTTGATGGAAAACGATATACCCGCTGATATCATTAGACAGGGTGAAGTTTATGCTGTAATCACAGGCAGATTTAATGACCTTGATGAAGCTGCAAGAGAAGAGGAAGTCTTAAGACAGATGGGGTATAGCACTTTAATTGTAAGAGATGGCAGACGTTAA
- a CDS encoding GNAT family N-acetyltransferase produces the protein MSIITLHTLNEKQREDINQLITACNENDKLKRLPVLEEGDNYYPELKSYYCFYQKEVLISTLILYQPFPDEAEISAYTLPSHRRQGYFKSLYKKAVKELKKFDISIAVLVVENKSITGKACAEALKAKAGRADYLLSYEIKSDRNYKKAFQETLLVEQLTGDNLMEGIEVFREIFEWEQDTVQEMLELSLEDSNTQTFLLRSKGKAIGILSLHLGSKDASVYGFGIRKRYRGEGYGKAFLVWAVSEIKDMGREKVLLQVESESKEALQLYKTFGFSIVEQYDYHYMTI, from the coding sequence ATGTCGATTATTACACTTCACACTTTGAATGAAAAGCAAAGGGAAGATATCAATCAACTGATTACTGCCTGCAATGAAAATGACAAACTTAAGCGGCTGCCGGTTTTGGAGGAGGGTGACAATTATTATCCCGAACTTAAGAGTTACTATTGCTTCTATCAGAAGGAAGTTCTCATAAGTACCTTGATACTATACCAACCTTTTCCGGATGAAGCCGAAATTTCAGCCTATACCCTGCCTTCCCACAGAAGGCAGGGTTATTTTAAATCTCTTTATAAGAAAGCGGTTAAGGAGCTTAAGAAATTTGATATTTCCATTGCAGTATTAGTCGTTGAAAATAAAAGTATTACCGGTAAGGCGTGTGCAGAAGCCTTAAAAGCAAAGGCTGGAAGAGCAGATTATTTGTTGTCTTACGAGATAAAATCTGACAGGAACTATAAAAAGGCATTTCAGGAGACCTTATTGGTAGAACAGCTAACTGGGGATAATCTGATGGAGGGGATAGAAGTATTCCGGGAAATATTTGAATGGGAGCAGGATACAGTACAGGAAATGTTGGAACTTTCACTTGAGGATTCCAATACACAGACCTTTCTTCTGCGTTCAAAGGGAAAAGCCATTGGAATTTTAAGTCTCCATCTTGGTAGCAAGGATGCCTCTGTCTATGGTTTTGGTATCCGAAAGAGGTACCGGGGAGAGGGGTATGGAAAAGCTTTTCTTGTATGGGCTGTATCAGAAATAAAAGATATGGGAAGAGAAAAGGTGTTGCTGCAGGTTGAAAGCGAAAGTAAGGAAGCCTTGCAGCTGTATAAAACCTTTGGATTTTCCATTGTTGAACAATACGATTATCATTATATGACAATTTAA
- a CDS encoding [Fe-Fe] hydrogenase large subunit C-terminal domain-containing protein produces the protein MTRFDDMYRKLTKDYVDGKEKNINFDEYDPHQLDCLLNPKKYPPILHIGECSCPPDKPSACVDSCIFEAIKKDENGKLIIDKELCAGCCACVDACKADKLTASKDVLPALTAIHEAKGPVYALIAPAFLGQFNEEVTPGKLRNAFKYLGFEGMIEVALFADILTLKEALEFDKNILTEKDYQLTSCCCPMWIGMIRRIYKDLMPHVPGAVSPMVACGRTIKVLHPEAITIFIGPCVAKKAEAREKDISDAVDFVLTFQEVQDIFEYAGIDPGKMDESEKDHSSRAGRIYARTGGVSEAVKGTVERLNPDRKIHVKTRQADGVPSCKQMINELLEGNGNANFFEGMGCVGGCVGGPKVMIDREEGRQHVNAYGDSAAYPTPIDNPYVIELLHRLGFDTVESLLEHSDIFTREF, from the coding sequence ATGACTAGATTTGATGATATGTATCGCAAGCTAACGAAGGATTATGTTGATGGAAAGGAAAAAAATATCAATTTTGATGAATATGATCCCCATCAATTGGATTGCCTGTTAAATCCAAAGAAATATCCTCCGATTTTGCATATAGGTGAATGTTCCTGCCCTCCGGATAAGCCGTCTGCCTGCGTTGACAGCTGTATTTTTGAAGCTATCAAAAAAGATGAGAACGGAAAATTGATAATTGATAAAGAATTATGTGCCGGCTGCTGTGCCTGTGTTGATGCCTGTAAGGCGGATAAGCTGACAGCCAGCAAGGATGTACTTCCTGCCCTGACGGCTATCCATGAGGCAAAGGGCCCTGTATATGCCTTGATAGCTCCTGCATTCTTAGGCCAGTTCAATGAAGAGGTAACACCTGGTAAGCTTAGAAATGCCTTTAAGTATCTGGGCTTTGAGGGAATGATAGAAGTAGCATTATTTGCTGATATTTTAACCTTAAAAGAAGCGCTGGAATTTGATAAAAACATTCTGACTGAAAAGGATTATCAATTGACCAGCTGTTGCTGCCCTATGTGGATAGGTATGATAAGACGAATCTATAAGGATCTTATGCCCCATGTTCCGGGAGCGGTTTCTCCCATGGTAGCCTGCGGACGAACCATTAAAGTACTGCATCCGGAGGCAATCACCATATTCATCGGACCTTGTGTAGCCAAGAAAGCAGAAGCAAGGGAAAAGGATATCAGTGATGCGGTTGATTTTGTTCTTACCTTTCAGGAGGTTCAGGATATTTTTGAGTATGCAGGTATTGACCCAGGCAAAATGGATGAGAGCGAAAAAGACCATTCCTCAAGAGCCGGCAGAATTTATGCCAGAACCGGCGGAGTCAGTGAAGCAGTCAAAGGGACAGTAGAGCGATTGAATCCTGACAGGAAAATCCATGTGAAAACCAGACAGGCAGACGGTGTACCGTCCTGTAAGCAGATGATTAACGAACTGCTGGAGGGGAATGGAAATGCAAATTTCTTTGAAGGAATGGGTTGCGTAGGCGGATGTGTAGGCGGTCCTAAGGTTATGATTGACAGGGAAGAGGGAAGACAGCATGTTAATGCGTATGGAGACAGTGCGGCTTACCCCACACCCATTGACAATCCTTATGTAATAGAACTGCTGCATCGTTTAGGGTTTGATACGGTAGAGAGTCTGCTGGAGCATAGTGATATATTTACGAGAGAATTTTAA